The following are encoded together in the Chiroxiphia lanceolata isolate bChiLan1 chromosome 8, bChiLan1.pri, whole genome shotgun sequence genome:
- the NOC3L gene encoding nucleolar complex protein 3 homolog, translating into MQTEPEKELIHLLPIKDKSGIIPQAVEKPVLNVAHDEEEGTEEMEEGEDFVEEPLPVLTPEEMAAQRRQKLQERKMHIAALASAILSEPDNNIKKLKELRAMLMEQDPNVAVIVRKLVMVSLMEIFKDIVPSYKIRPLTEAEKATKVKKETQKLREFEEGLVSQYKFYLENLEQTIKDWKQRKLKKSNVISLKAYKGLAEVAVKCLCELLVALPHFNFHNNIIVLIVPLMNDPSRMISELCFEAVKKLFKQDKLGYASLGVVKVISGLVRGRNYDVRPEVLKVFLHLRIKEIELQKDSEDIAPKKKFMTYKEKRKNLSRMQRKWKKAEEKLERELLEAEASESKEKKLKLHTETLNIVFVTYFRILKKAQKSPLLPAVLEGLAKFAHLINVEFFDDLLIVLHSLIASGDLSYRESLHCILSAFHILSGQGDVLNIDPMKFYTHLYKTLFSLHAGGTNEDIGIVLQCLDVMFAKRRKQVSQQRALAFLKRLSTLALHVLPNSSVGILATNRVFMQMFPKMDLLLDNESQGSGVYLPELDEPEHCNAQNTALWELHLLQRHYHPTVQKFAAHLIAGAPTEGSGALSLDFSQRSATELFEAYCMKGMTFNPPVASVTPRRKDTFSQMDSFVDEELNKQLQQHISGTVVHKSLDFAKHLKETSLS; encoded by the exons ATGCAGACAGAGCCAGAAAAGGAACTCATCCATCTGCTCCCCATCAAAGACAAGAGTGGCATTATTCCTCAAGCTGTGGAAAAGCCAG ttctCAATGTTGCACATGATGAAGAAGAGGGTACAGAAGaaatggaggaaggagagg ACTTTGTTGAGGAGCCCCTTCCTGTTCTCACTCCTGAGGAAATGGCTGCTCAAAGGCGACAAAAGCTGCAGGAGAGGAAGATGCACATAGCTGCCTTAGCATCTGCCATTCTCTCTGAGCCAGACAACAAT ATTAAAAAGTTGAAGGAGCTGCGTGCCATGCTGATGGAACAGGATCCTAATGTGGCTGTGATTGTTCGGAAGCTGGTCATGGTTTCTTTGATGGAGATATTCAAAGATATTGTACCTTCTTACAAAATTCGGCCTCTGACCGAAGCAGAAAAGGCTACCAAG gttaaaaaagaaactcagaAACTGAGAGAATTTGAGGAAGGCCTTGTGAGCCAGTATAAATTTTACTTAGAAAATCTGGAACAAACAATTAAAG ATTGGAAGCAAAGGAAGTTGAAGAAAAGCAATGTCATCTCATTAAAGGCATATAAAGGTCTGGCAGAGGTGGCAGTGAAGTGTCTGTGCGAGCTGCTTGTGGCCCTACCCCACTTCAACTTCCACAACAACATTATTGTTCTCATTGTTCCACTCATGAATGATCCATCGAGAATG atttctgaacTGTGCTTTGAGGCAGTTAAGAAGCTCTTTAAACAAGACAAGTTGGGCTATGCTTCACTTGGTGTGGTTAAGGTCATTTCTGGCCTTGTGAGAGGCAGAAATTACGATGTCAGACCTGAG gtattaaaagtatttcttcacTTAAGAATTAAGGAAATAGAGTTACAAAAAGATTCTGAAGACATTGCACCAAAGAAAAAGTTCATGActtacaaagagaaaagaaagaatcttTCCAGAATGCAAAGAAAG tggaagaaaGCGGAAGAGAAACTAGAACGAGAACTCCTGGAAGCAGAAGCAtcagaaagtaaagaaaaaaaattgaagttg cacACAGAAACCTTGAATATTGTATTCGTAACTTACTTTAGAATCTTGAAGAAAGCTCAGAAGTCTCCACTTTTGCCAGCTGTGCTAGAAGGTCTTGCAAA GTTTGCTCATCTCATAAATGTGGAATTTTTTGATGACCTGTTGATTGTCCTTCATTCTCTTATTGCATCTGGG GATTTAAGCTATCGTGAGAGTCTTCATTGCATTCTCAGTGCTTTTCATATACTCTCTGGTCAAG GTGATGTTCTTAACATTGATCCGATGAAATTTTACACACACCTTTACAAGACATTGTTCAGCCTACATGCAG GTGGTACCAATGAGGATATAGGGATtgtgctccagtgcctggatgTCATGTTTGCCAAGCGGAGAAAACAAGTTTCCCAGCAACGAGCTCTTGCTTTCCTAAAGCGACTTTCCACACTTGCTCTTCATGTACTTCCAAATTCCAGTGTTGGGATATTGGCAACAAACAGGGTATTCATGCAA ATGTTCCCAAAGATGGACCTCTTACTAGATAACGAGTCTCAAGGCAGTGGAGTTTATCTTCCAGAACTAGATGAACCAGAGCATTGCAATGCTCAGAACACAGCCCTGTGGGAGCTGCATTTACTTCAG agacaTTATCATCCAACAGTGCAGAAGTTTGCAGCACACCTTATTGCTGGAGCTCCAACTGAAGGCTCAGGAGCTCTTTCACTTGATTTCAGCCAAAG GTCTGCCACAGAACTTTTTGAGGCATACTGCATGAAAGGAATGACCTTTAATCCTCCTGTTGCATCAGTAACACCCAGAAGAAAG gATACATTCTCACAAATGGATTCATTTGTAGACGAAGAGCTAAACAAGCAGCTTCAACAACACATCAGTGGGACTGTTGTTCACAAATCCTTGGATTTTGCTAAACACTTGAAGGAAACATCTTTGTCATAA